One Misgurnus anguillicaudatus chromosome 22, ASM2758022v2, whole genome shotgun sequence DNA segment encodes these proteins:
- the LOC129439395 gene encoding cyclin-O produces the protein MSEMSTLSDSGFEEDLQTSPVNQWEVDSSIRLTSDWHEAEYKESCFLIQRQNELQFLVHDCLANQPQINPEARSRLVSWLIAVQRQLKLSFESCCLAVNIMDRFLITTSVATDCFQLLGVTSLLIATKQVEVNVPRVKELLLLCCNSFTRQQLYNLECLILLRLNFRLAAPTLAFFLDYFTSQSIHEYQSCGARDAKKQNFNEKWKCLSCKVCEMSLADYTFNKYIPSVIVQCAIKLAKDLLKNKSKDSSITESSKTFDSFSFEDYPLHTCENQVLFQQCTDELKLMVFLNQEAVQEFISL, from the exons ATGTCGGAAATGTCTACATTAAGTGATTCTGGCTTTGAAGAAGACCTTCAGACTTCTCCAGTAAATCAATGGGAGGTGGATTCAAGCATCAGACTCACATCAGACTGGCATGAGGCTGAATATAAAGAAAGCTGCTTCCTTATCCAGAGACAGAATGAGCTGCAGTTTCTGGTGCATGACTGCCTGGCCAATCAACCGCAG attaATCCAGAGGCTCGCAGCAGACTGGTTAGCTGGCTCATAGCTGTGCAAAGACAACTGAAGCTCTCCTTTGAATCATGCTGTCTGGCTGTTAATATTATGGATCGCTTTCTGATCACAACTTCTGTAGCTACTGACTGCTTCCAGTTACTTGGCGTGACATCTTTACTGATTGCGACAAAACAA gTTGAAGTAAACGTTCCTCGTGTCAAAGAACTCCTCTTGCTTTGCTGTAATTCCTTTACCAGACAACAGCTATATAATCTTGAATGCCTAATTCTTTTGAGACTTAATTTTAGGCTGGCTGCACCTACCCTTGCTTTCTTTCTCGACTATTTCACCAGTCAGAGCATTCATGAATATCAATCCTGTGGAGCCAGAGATGCTAAGAAGCAGAATTTCAACGAGAAGTGGAAATGTCTGTCTTGCAAAGTCTGTGAAATGAGTTTGGCAGATTATACATTCAACAAGTATATACCTTCTGTGATTGTGCAGTGTGCTATAAAGCTGGCAAAAGATTTGCTCAAGAACAAATCAAAGGACAGCAGCATTACTGAATCATCAAAGACATTTGATTCTTTCTCTTTTGAAGATTACCCACTACATACCTGTGAGAATCAGGTTTTATTTCAGCAATGCACAGATGAGTTGAAATTGATGGTTTTTCTTAATCAAGAAGCAGTCCAGGAATTCATATCACTATAA
- the cdc26 gene encoding anaphase-promoting complex subunit CDC26, with protein sequence MLRRKPTRIELKLDDTEEFESVKKELESRKKQRDEVDVVGVATSSEMTGASGGASDGKTREQMIHERIGYKPHPKPNTLPSLFGNLQF encoded by the exons ATGTTGCGCAGGAAACCAACGCGGATCGAGCTCAAGCTGGATGACACGGAGGAGTTTGAAAGCGTAAAGAAAGAACTGGAG AGTCGAAAGAAACAGAGGGATGAGGTGGATGTAGTCGGTGTAGCAACATCAAGCGAGATGACTGGAGCGTCAGGTGGAGCCTCGGATGGGAAAACCAGAGAGCAGATGATCCATGAACGCATTGGATACAAACCTCATCCGAAGCCAAACACGTTACCGTCACTTTTTGGAAATCTTCAGTTTTGA
- the slc31a1 gene encoding high affinity copper uptake protein 1: MDHSNHFNMKHGDPTMLPSATEDHSGHVTPESGDGGHHMMMMQMTFYFGIKNVELLFAGLVINTPGEMVGACIGVFLLAVLYEGLKIGREILLRRNQVNVRYNSMPVPGADGTVLMETHKTVGQRMLSLAHIIQTLLHIVQVVVSYFLMLVFMTYNGYLCIAVALGAGFGYFLFSWRKAIVVDITEHCH; this comes from the exons ATGGATCATTCAAACCACTTTAACATGAAACATGGGGATCCAACCATGTTACCTTCAGCCACAGAAGATCACAGCGGCCATGTGACACCCGAATCGGGCGATGGAGGCCACCACATGATGATGATG CAAATGACCTTTTACTTCGGCATCAAAAATGTTGAGCTACTATTTGCTGGACTTGTTATCAACACACCAGGAG AGATGGTAGGAGCCTGCATTGGTGTTTTCCTGCTGGCTGTGTTATACGAGGGCCTTAAGATCGGTCGTGAGATCCTCTTGAGAAGAAATCAGGTGAACGTGCGTTACAACTCAATGCCTGTCCCTGGAGCTGATGGCACCGTACTCATGGAGACACACAAAACAGTTGG CCAGCGAATGCTAAGTCTTGCACACATAATCCAGACGCTTCTGCACATCGTCCAAGTCGTAGTCAGCTACTTCCTCATGTTGGTGTTCATGACCTACAACGGTTACCTGTGCATCGCCGTGGCACTGGGCGCAGGTTTTGGCTACTTTCTGTTCAGCTGGAGGAAGGCGATCGTGGTGGATATTACAGAACACTGTCATTAA